Proteins from a genomic interval of Trifolium pratense cultivar HEN17-A07 linkage group LG6, ARS_RC_1.1, whole genome shotgun sequence:
- the LOC123889848 gene encoding protein FANTASTIC FOUR 1-like, with the protein MSSSLCQGLQSCLEPRVMEPRVLRLKLAPPGSNISPPSLEQEKPIIINNNECDKNDTKSGWSFLQNLTKTENGNEKVYVHPTVKRSASMLSEKSLEMCTESLGSETGSNAGESCDDFSFETRNDVNSNNIMTNNCVSRRVNRASNFPPPLTSITDFGGVHVRPHREGGRLILEAIASPSITPYFHAERSDGRLKLCLFETVYDYDGDDEDYEEEEEVEEEEYEGGESEKEHDDDDIVSEEECVEKVEDEMGVTKFARPRRCKESGNRDFFGDGYFDQLPSISLCL; encoded by the coding sequence ATGTCTTCTTCCTTGTGCCAAGGGTTACAATCTTGTCTTGAACCTCGTGTGATGGAGCCACGTGTACTAAGGCTCAAATTGGCTCCACCAGGATCAAATATTTCACCACCTTCCTTAGAACAAGAGAAAcctatcatcatcaacaacaatgaATGTGACAAAAATGACACAAAATCTGGATGGAGTTTCCTACAAAATCTTACTAAAACTGAAAATGGAAATGAAAAAGTTTATGTTCATCCAACTGTGAAACGTTCTGCTTCAATGCTAAGTGAAAAAAGCTTAGAAATGTGCACTGAAAGCCTTGGAAGTGAAACCGGTAGTAATGCCGGTGAAAGTTGTgatgatttttcttttgaaacaaGAAATGATGTTAACAGCAATAACATCATGACGAATAATTGTGTTTCTAGAAGAGTTAATAGAGCTAGTAATTTTCCACCACCACTCACTTCAATAACTGATTTTGGTGGTGTTCATGTTAGGCCTCACCGCGAAGGCGGTAGGTTAATATTAGAAGCTATTGCTTCTCCTTCTATTACTCCTTATTTTCATGCAGAACGTAGCGATGGTAGGCTTAAGCTATGTCTTTTTGAGACTGTTTATGAttatgatggtgatgatgaggattatgaagaagaagaagaagttgaagaagaagaatatgaaGGTGGTGAGAGTGAAAAGGagcatgatgatgatgatattgtgAGTGAGGAAGAGTGTGTTGAGAAGGTGGAAGATGAGATGGGTGTGACAAAGTTTGCAAGGCCAAGAAGGTGCAAGGAAAGTGGGAATAGAGATTTTTTTGGTGATGGCTACTTTGATCAACTTCCATCTATTTCACTATGTctttga